The following coding sequences lie in one Chiroxiphia lanceolata isolate bChiLan1 chromosome 19, bChiLan1.pri, whole genome shotgun sequence genomic window:
- the RNF135 gene encoding E3 ubiquitin-protein ligase RNF135, with translation MAAAIELERLLAAVELRCSLCLQFFSEPVRIAGCSHSFCRRCISRYRAGRPGPGCPLCREGFELRDLRPNRELAALLSLIPPELSEDKLETQDEPSGAVVFGDRSSAGRRPGEKEEEIWESSTQPEISAETIPLLRRDLNKTKEYTAQIKSQITRDFCCMKEYVERQERNTLMFIEQEQKAAQQKIEETIHQLTDSKAQTSNLPYEGSLSIMNKITLDEKLNVVRSAVEDLKRKLEMLLLDKYPQQFPPVQPPDSYQETSVCSSPPESAAEIPDLVIPSQFSQWAEDVTFDHTRANERLALTAQNSRVVVSSRPTWYEPSPKRFCISQVMCSQSFSTGCHYWEVITEDSDGWAVGVAHEMIGKRDKLGRTEHSWCVEWLGSKKQLSAWHKDQETLLHKDKPLRVGVFLELQKQTVSFYSITDREMLLHTFELSTSHPLYPAFWLYSLERNGSLTLSHPNRR, from the exons ATGGCCGCTGCCATCGAGCTGGAGCGGCTCCTGGCCGCCGTGGAGCTGAGGTGCTCCTTGTGCCTGCAGTTCTTCTCGGAGCCGGTGCGGATCGcgggctgcagccacagcttctgccGGCGCTGCATCAGCCGGTACCGCGCGGGCCGGCCCGGGCCCGGCTGCCCGCTCTGCAGGGAGGGCTTCGAGCTCCGCGACCTGCGGCCCAACCGCGAGCTGGCCGCGCTGCTCAGCCTCATCCCGCCCGAGCTGAGCGAGGACAAGCTGGAAACCCAGGATGAACCCTCTGGAGCTGTTGTCTTCGGCGACCGGAGCTCGGCGGGGCGGCGACCTGGGGAGAAG GAGGAAGAGATATGGGAAAGCTCCACGCAACCAGAAATATCTGCAGAGACCATCCCCCTGTTGAGGAGAGATCTCAATAAAACCAAG gaATACACAGCTCAGATCAAAAGCCAGATTACTCGAGATTTCTGTTGCATGAAGGAATATGTTGAAAGACAAGAGAGAAACACATTGATGTTCATTGAACAAGAGCAAAAAGCTGCTCAACAGAAGATTGAGGAGACTATTCACCAGCTCACAGACAGCAAAGCCCAAACT AGTAACTTACCTTATGAAGGCTCACTTTcaataatgaataaaattacACTTGATGAGAAGCTTAATGTTGTCAGAAGTGCTGTAGAAGATCTTAAGAGAAAGTTGGAAATGTTACTTTTGGATAAATACCCTCAGCAATTCCCACCAG tgCAACCTCCAGACTCGTATCAGGAGACAAGTGTCTGCTCATCACCCCCAGAGTCTGCAGCTGAAATTCCAGACCTGGTGATTCCAAGCCAGTTTTCTCAGT GGGCAGAGGACGTGACTTTTGACCACACGAGAGCAAACGAGCGCTTGGCCCTCACAGCCCAGAACAGCAGAGTGGTGGTTTCCAGCCGCCCCACCTGGTATGAACCATCTCCCAAGAGATTCTGCATCAGCCAAGTGATGTGTTCCCAGAGCTTCTCCACGGGGTGCCACTACTGGGAGGTGATTACTGAGGACAGTGATGGATGGGCTGTTGGAGTCGCTCATGAAATGATTGGGAAGAGGGACAAATTGGGAAGAACAGAGCATTCCTGGTGCGTGGAATGGCTGGGTTCCAAAAAGCAGCTGTCAGCCTGGCACAAGGATCAAGAAACATTGTTACACAAGGATAAACCGCTGAGGGTTGGGGTTTTCCTGGAGCTGCAAAAGCAGACAGTGTCCTTTTACTCCATCACTGACAGGGAAATGCTCTTGCACACCTTTGAACTCAGCACCTCCCATCCTCTCTATCCTGCCTTCTGGCTGTACAGCCTGGAAAGAAATGGATCTTTAACTCTAAGCCACCCAAACAGGAGATAA